Part of the Salinigranum rubrum genome is shown below.
TCGCCGCCGACTACGACAACGAGATACTCGTCTCGTCGTTCGCCGAAGGAGCCGTCGCCGCGGTCGCCGAGAACTACCCGGACGTCCCCCTCGCGTACCTCTTCTGGAACGATATCGAGGCCGGCGTCGAGGTGACGGACGAGTACGACTGCGACGCGATGAACGTCCCGTACAACATGGTTCAGGGAGCGCCCTTCTTCTCCGACGACATCGGCTTCGACAACATCCCCGAGGGGGGATACGCCGACGTCGACCTCGTCGCGGCGGCCGACGAGAGGGGGATCGACCTGAACGTCTGGACCGTCCAGAGCTGGTATCAGGCCGAACAACTGGTCCAGGCCGGCGTCGACGGCCTCATCTCCGACTTCCCGAACGTGCTGTAGTTGCACACGAGCCGCGATTCGACCGATCTGTCTGTTCGTGCTTCGTCTCGCTCTCGCGCGAATCGCGCGTTGCCGGCAGTGACGGCCATTTAAGCGTCCGGGGCGCAACTCCCGACCATGAGCCAGCAGGAGCCTCCCGAGCAGACACGGGACGACGCCGAGCAGTTCTCCGGACGGAAGGAGCGGGACCTCCCGAGCCGCGACGTGACGGAGGGCGCCGAACGGGCGCCACACCGGGCGATGTTCCGCGCGATGGGGTTCGACGACGAGGACCTCTCCTCGCCGATGGTCGGCGTCGCCAACCCCGCCGCGGACATCACGCCGTGTAACGTCCACCTCGACGACGTCGCCGACGCGGCCATCGAGGGGACCGACGGCGCCGGCGGGATGCCCATCGAGTTCGGCACCATCACCATCTCGGACGCCATCTCGATGGGGACCGAGGGGATGAAGGCCTCGCTCATCTCTCGGGAGTTGATCGCCGACTCCGTCGAACTCGTCGCCTTCGGCGAGCGGATGGACGGCCTCGTCACCGTCGCCGGCTGTGACAAGAACCTCCCCGGCATGATGATGGCCGCCGTCCGGACCGACCTCCCGAGCGTGTTCCTCTACGGCGGGTCGATCATGCCCGGCCAGCACGACGGCCGCGACGTCACCATCGTCCAGGTGTTCGAGGGCGTCGGCGGCTACGCGCAGGGCGAGATGAGCGCCGAGGAACTCGACGACCTCGAACGCCACGCCTGCCCGGGTGCGGGCTCTTGCGGCGGGATGTTCACCGCGAACACGATGGCGTCGATCTCCGAAGCGCTCGGGTTGGCGCCGCTCGGAAGCGCCGGGCCGCCCGCCGAACACGAGTCGCGGTACGACGTCGCCCGCGAGGCGGGCGAACTCGTCCTCGACTGCATCGAGAACGACCGCCGTCCCTCGGAGATCATCTCCCGGAAGTCGTTCGAGAACGCCATCGCGCTGCAGACGGCCATCGGCGGCTCGACGAACGGCGTCCTGCACCTCCTCGCGCTGGCACGGGAAGCGGGCATCGACCTCGAAATCGACGACTTCGACGCCATCAGCGAGCGAACCCCCAAGATCGCCGATCTGCAACCCGGCGGTCAGCGCGTCATGAACGACCTCTTCGAGGTCGGTGGCGTCCCGGTCGTCATCCGCCGCCTCCTCGAAGCGGGACTGTTCCACGGCGACGCGATGACCGTCACCGGGCGCACGATAGAAGAGGAACTCGCGACGCTTGACCTCCCGGACGACGACGACATCGAGACGGACTTCCTCTACACGGTCGAGGAGCCCAAACAGAAGGAGGGTGCCATCAAGATACTCCGAGGCAACCTCGCGCCCGACGGCGCGGTCCTGAAAGTGACCGGCGACGACGCGTTCCACCACGTCGGCCCCGCCCGCCTGTTCGAGAACGAGGAGGACGCCATGGAGTACGTCCAGGAAGGCGATATCGAGTCGGGCGACGTCATCGTCATCCGCAACGAGGGGCCACAGGGCGGCCCGGGGATGCGCGAGATGCTCGGCGTCACCGCCGCCGTCGTCGGTCAGGGTCACGAGGAGGACGTCGCGCTCATCACCGACGGGCGCTTCTCGGGCGCGACGCGCGGGCCGATGATCGGACACGTCGCCCCCGAGGCCTCTGTGGGAGGACCCATCGCCCTGCTCGAAGACGGCGACGAGGTCACGGTCGACATCCCCGAGCGCGAACTCTCGGTCGACGTGAGCGACGAGGAACTGGCGCGGAGACGCGAGGCGTGGGAGCCGAAGCCGCCGAACTACACGAACGGCGTGCTTGCGAAGTACGGACAGGCGTTCGACTCCGCGGCGAACGGGGCGGTCACCAACCCCGGCGTGAAGCGGGACTGAATCGGGAAATCCGGGTCGAACACGAAGCGAACACGGGCGCAGTGTCTCACGGCCCGGTCGGCCGGCAAACGGGACGGAGGGCACGCGCAGGCAGCGTCTTGAGCGTCGTCCGCCCGGTAGTGAGGGACCGGTGACCGAAATCGTCGAACTCTCCGTCTCGGACGACGAGTTCCTGCTCGGGCGGACGCTCGCCGACGCGCCCGACGTGCGTATCGAACTGGAACGGATTATTCCCACGGGAGAGGCGGCCGTCCCGTTCCTGTGGGTACGCGGGACGGACCTGAGCGCGTTCGAGCAGGAGGTCGTGGCGAACGAAGCGGTCGCCGCACTCGACCGCCTCGACCGACTCGACGGCTGGTCGCTCTACCGTATCGAGTGGGACGACACTCCCCACAGCCTCCTGCAGGGAATCGACACCACCGGCGGTGCGATTCTGGAGGCCAGACGCGACGACGACTGGACGTTCCGGCTTCGCTTCCCGGAGCGGGGCTCGGTCTCACGGTTTTACGACTACTGCAGGGAGCAGGACGTCTCGATCCGTATCGAACGGAGTTTCACCCTCGCCGAGAAGAGCGAGGTCGGCCGTCAGTTCGGCCTCTCGCGGGAACAGCGTGAAGCCCTCCTCCTCGCGCTCCGAAAGGGGTACTTCGACACTCCCAGCCAGACGTCACTCAGTGCTCTCGCCGTCGAATTCGACATCTCGGAGCAGGCGCTCTCGAATCGGATTCGGAGAGGGACGAAAACGGTCCTCGGGGAGGCGTTGCTGAGCTAAGATGCCGTGCTCGACGACGGAACCGGGCGGCGTCTACGGCGGTTCATCCGGGAGAGAACAGATAAACGGGTTGTTGTATCAACGGATATCGTCATACTCCCCTGAGCGAGACGTGCAGACGTTCCCGATGCCCGCACTCTCTTTCACCGGACGTGCAAACCCGGAACCGACCGACCGAGTGACGATGGACCTCGCGGGCGACCCCCGTCGAATCGTCCTAGCGCACTTCGGGGAACCCACGGACGAGACGGCGTCCGTCGACGCCCTCGTCGAGCACGTCGTCGACCGCCCGGGCGGAGCCTCGACCCGAGGCGAGGGTCGGCGACAGCGGCACCACGTCCACCCGGCCGTCGAGGAGGGTGCGGTAGCGCAATGACGCCGGAAGACCGGCCCTCGTCCGGTGGCGAGCCGTCACGACTCGGAACCTGTGCCAACTGCGGTCGTGTGTACCCGCTTCAGGCCGGTGGGGACGCGTTACGGCCGATCGGGACCGACGGGAGCTGCCGCTGCGGAAACGACGAGTTCGAGCCGCTCCCCGACGGGTAGTCTCCTGACCGGACCACGACGGCCAGGCCGAACGGTCCGGAGGGGGACGTCGCACGAGGTGACGAGGACTGGCGGAAGCGACAGACACGACGTGACCGATCGTCTCCAACGAGTCGACGGGTATGACGTTCACGACGACCGTAGATACTGTTTAAGCGTCCGGACAGCGTATCCCGGCGCAGAAATGTCCGCCTGGAAATGCGACAGGTCGTGCCCGCACTGTCACTTTTACTGCACGCTGGAGCCGAACCACATGAGCTTCGAGCACCGCTGTACCGACGGTCACACCTGGATGTGAGTGCGGCACCGGCGCCCTGAAGGGGGTCGGCTCGCTTCAGACGAACGGGAACGGAACGAAGGTTCAAGAGCGCCCGCGGTGTAGGGTTCGATTGGACTATGGATATCTCTGACATCGCCCTTCCTGATTTCATCGAGGTGGACGCGAACAAGCGCCTGGGGAAGATCCGGTCTATCTTCGACCGGGAGAACCCGAAGGGCCTCATCGTGACCAACGACGGGAGCTACGTCGGAGTCATCGGCGAAAAACAGCTCGTCAAGTCGCACGTCGAGGACAACACCAAGGCGGCGGCGCTAGTGCGGTCGGCGCCGAGGATCGACCGACACGAGGACGTCCGAGAGGTGGCGCGGATGCTCGTCGAGGGCGACGTGAAGCTGGCCCCGGTGTACGAGGGCGAGAAACTCGTCGGCGTCATCACCGAGGACGCCATCCTCGAAGCGGTCATCGAGAACCTCGACGCGCTGATCGTCGAGCAGATATTCACCGAGAGCGTGGTCGAAATCGGCGAGAAGGACCGTGTCGGACGGGCCATCAACCTCCTCCGCGAGCACGGCATCTCGCGCATGCCGGTCACGGACGAGAGCGGGCGACTCACGGGCGTCATCACGACCCACGACATCGTCGACTTCGCCGTCCGCAACGACCACAAGCAGGGGAAAGGTGACCGCCGCGGCGACATCGACCGGATGCTCGACCTGCCGGTGTACGACCTGATGACGAGCCCCGTCATGACCACCACGCCGAAGACGTCGGTCCGTGACGCGGTCGAGCAGATGCTCGAGAACGACATCGCCGGGCTCATCGTCACGCCGGCCGACGACGACAGCGTCGTCGCCGGCGTCCTGACGAAGACCGACGTGCTCCGTGCGCTCACCTTCACCGAGGAGGAGCGGATGGACGTGCAGGTCACGAACGTCTCGCTGCTCGACACCATCTCCCGCGAGGAGATCACGAACTCGATCACCGAGGTGGTCGACAAGTACCAGCAGATGCAGGTCCACCACGCGCACGTCCGGTTCCACGAGCACAAGGAGAAGCTCCGCGGGACGCCGCTCATCCAGTGTCAGATCCGGCTCCGAACCAGCCACGGACAGGTGGCCGGTTCGGGTGAGGGCTACGGCGCCGAACACGGCTTCCACGTCGCGCTCGACAAACTCGAGCGGAACGTGCTGGAGATGAAGGGCGTCAACGCCGACGAGCGCTACCGCGGTCAGTTGCTCAGAAAACTGGGCGACCTGTAGGTCCCGGCTCGGCGACCCTGCTCGCCCGGCCGCGCGAACGGGGGGTCGGTCCCGCCGAAACGGCTACTTTGTCAGCTAGCGTACCGGTTCGGATGAGTCGCGAATCCGTCTCCGGAGCGATCACCGGCGCAGTACGGTATCTCTTCGACGACCGCGACGAGGCCGTCACGACCGTCGTCATCGGCGGACTGCTCACGTTCTTCTCGTTTCTCGTCGTTCCGCAGGTGGTCGTGCTCGGCTACGTCGTCCGGGTGTTGCGGGCGGTCGAGGACGACGAGCGGGCACCGACGTTCGACCGGGTGGGCGCGCTCCTCCGGGACGGGGTGTACGCGTACGTCATCTGGCTCGCGTGGATGCTCGTCCCGCTGGCCGTCGACGTCGGACTCAACGGCGGGAGCCTCGCGCCCGGGCAGGCGACCGGGTGGCTCCTCGGCTGGCTGTTCGCACCCGGCGTCGTCGCGCTCGCCGCGGAACTGGGGAGCCAGCAACCCGGCTTCTTCGAGTGGTACCGGTCGTGGGAGCCGTACGTCGTGTTCGCGCTCGTTCTGTACGTTCTGCCCGCGGCACTGGCCAACTTCGCCGCCAGGGGGACACTCCGAGCGGGCTTCTTCGACGACGGGCTGAAGCGGCAGGTCGACTGGCTGCTCGCACGCCTCCGGTCGCAGTCGCCCTCGGCGGCCGACCTGCTCCAGCGCGTCGCCGACCTCGTGCTGGGTGACGAGTCGTTCTCGCCCGTCCGACACCTCCGCACGCGGACGTACGCCGTCGGATGGCTCGGCTTCGCCGGGTTCTACCTGGCGGCCGAGGCGCTCCTCAGGCTGTTCCTCGTCCTGCCGAGCGTCGAGGGGGTCGAGTGGGTCGGGCTGCTGTACCTCCTCGTCGCCCTCCCCGCGTACTTCGTGCTCAGAATCGCCGGCTGGGTGCTCGTCGGCAGCGCGTGGGCGGCGATTCGGGCGACCGCTGGCGCGGAACCGCTCGCGGACGAGGGGAGCGAAGGAGAGTCGTCGGTCGTTGAGGCGGCGAACGAGGAGCGCGAACAGGGTCCGGCGGCCGCCGAGACGACGACCGAGAGACCCGTCTCCGTCGTCGGCCTGCCGCTGAAGACCGTCCTCGCGGGAGGGCTGCTCGTCGCGTTCGGCTTCCTCGTCCTCCCGTCGGTCCTCGTGGCGGGCTACCTGCTCCGCGTCCTCCGCGTCGACGAGGACTCGCCCGTGCCGTCGTTCGGCGGCGTTCGGGCGCTCCTCGCCGACGGCCTCCGGGCGTACGGGGTGTGGTTCGTCTACGCGGTCGTTCCCCTCTCGCTGCTGTCGGTGCCGCTCCTCGGTCGGCTGGACGCCGCAAGCCCGCTCGAGACGCTCGCCGTCTGGGCGTTCGTGTCGGGTGCCGGTCTCCCAGGGGGGTTCCCGGCGGTTTACCTCGAACTGGTCGTCGCGTTCGCGGCGGTGTTCGCCCTGCTCGCGCTCGCGGCCGGTGCGCCGGCGGTCGCGGCGGTGCTCGTCGAGGTCCCGCTCGGACTCGGAGTCGCGCTCGTGCTCGCGAGCCTCTACGTCGTCCCCGCGGCGTTGGTCGCGGTCGCCCGCGAGGGGAGGCTCCGGGCGGGCTTTGCGCCCCGTCGACTCCTCACGACGCTGCGGCGGCCGGCGTACGCGACCCGCTGGATCGGAGCCACGGGGCTGTCGCTCGTCGGCTGGGCGCTCGTGCTCGGGGCGACCCTCCTCCCGGGCCATCCGCGTCTCGCCGGGCGCTCGCTCGTCGAACCAGTCGCCGGACTCGACGGAGTCAGTCTCTTCGCGCTACCGACGTCGGTCGACGCTCTCGGCTTCTGGGCGGCGTTCCTCTGTGCGGGCGCCGTTCACTTCGTGGTGCTCGTCGTCGCCTGCCGGTTGGTCGGGCGAGGCGCGGTCGAGCGCGACCCCGAGCCGATTTTACGAGTCGGCGAGGAGGGCGAAATCGACGGTCCCGTTTCGTAGTTCTGTCCTCCCGTCAGAACTCCTCGACCGCTTCGAGTCCCGCGTCCGTGATCTGGAACGTCGCCGTCTCGCCCGCCGGCTTCGACCCGTGCTTTTCGAGGGTGGCCCGCCGTTTCCCTCCCCGGAACCGGTCGAGGCGGAGGACGACGCCCGTCCAGTGTTCGAGCGTGTTCCCCCCCAGCGGGCGCACCCGGTCGGCGTCGGGGTCGGTGAACACCTGGTTCGTCACCAGGACGGCGAGGTCGTGCCGACGGGCCAAAGAGAGCAGGTGGGTGACCTGTCGGGCGACCCGACGGAGCGCCTCGCCCTCGTCGCCGTCGTATCGCTCCAGTCGGTAGAAACCCGTCGCCGAGTCCAGCACCACGAGGTCCGCGCGCTCGGCGAACTCCGCGACGTCGCGGACCGCCTGTTCCTGTTCTTCGAAGTCGTGGGCGTTCGAGACGATCACGCGGGAGGCGACGTCGTCGACGTCGCCGACCGCCGCGGCGACCTGCTCGAACCGCGCGGGCGACAGCCCCTCGGTGTCGACGTAGACGGCGAAGCCGTCGACCGCCGCGCGGACGGCGGCACAGAGCGCGACGTTGGTCTTGCCGGCGGCTGGCGGGCCGTACACCTGGGTGACGGTCCCGCGTTCGAGCCCGCCACCGAGGAGGTCATCGAGCGGCTGACAGCCGGTCGGAAGGGGGTCGCTCACACCGTGAGGTAGCGTCGCACCCCGATTTAATCCCTCGCATCCGGCGTGTGTCGCGGTCGGGGCGAGCGAGGGGGAGAAATAGAGAGGGTTTGAGTGTGCGAGTGATCAAGAGTTTGAGAGTCTGAGAGTGCGAGTGATCGAGAGAGACAGTAACCGCGCAGTACACGGACGCGGTGACCCGCAGCCTCACACCTCCCCACCCGATCGCTCGCGCACAGAGGCGCGAGCGCCCCCTCGCGCGTTCACTCGCTCACTTCGTTCGCTCGTTCGTCGCGCGCCGACTACTAACGTAGTACGGTGGCGCGTGCCGTCACGCGGTCTCGCCGCGTGACTCACGCGCGAGGTCTTCACGGACGCAGTGAGTGAAGGCTTGAATCGACGGAGTCGCATCAGCGGATGACCCAGTGACCGAACAGAGTGAGGTCACGAAGGAATCGGCTGGGGAGGGTGTGGCTGCGGTTTCACCGCGCCCGTGTGTCGTGTGGTCACTCCGCTCTTCGTGACACCGCCACCAACGACGCTCTTCCGGACACCGTCACTGACGACTCGTCACCAGATACTGCTCAGTTCGCTCACCGTACTGCACGCCTATCGCAGATGAAACGAGGGGACGACCGAGACGAGCCGAAATCACCCCTCCGATGCCCACTCAGACGACCGTCACACCGCGGCGAAACCGACATGAACGACCGTTACTAATTTTTACTCAGGTTTGAGTAAATTCTCCGGAAGGTTTATTGCACACGCCCTCGAATAGTGAGATATGAGCCAACAGCCAGTACCGAAGACGACGAAGAAACAGTCCGGTCTGAACAGCGTCCTCGTGGCCCTCGGCCCGGAGGACGAAGAGCGCGTGACGCGACTCGCCGAGGAGGCCATCGACATCGCCGGCCCCGCCGGGGCGACAGTCGTCATCACGCACGTGTTCACCCGCGACGAGTTCGAGTCGCGCGCCGACGCGCTCGGCTTCGACCGCGAGATGTCCGAGGTCGACGCCGACGACGTCGCCGTCCGGTACTCGCCGGTGCGTGCCCTCGCCGCGAAACTCGACGAGGCGGGCGTCGACTACGAGGTCCGCGGCGCGGTCGGCCACTACGGCGAGGAAGTCGTCAAGGTCGCCGACGAACTCGACAGCGACCTCGTGCTGGTCGGCGGACGCAAGCGCTCGCCCACGGGGAAGGCCGTCTTCGGGAGCGTCGCCCAGGAGGTCATGCTCTCGGCGCCGTGCCCGGTGACGTTCGTCCGCGGAGACACGAAGTAACCGACGCCGGCCGGTTCCGACCGACGACGACGTTCGGCCTCGTTTTTCAGCCGACCCGATTCGTGAGCGGCGCGACCCGCTCGGTACGTTTTACCCCGCGTGTGACGAACCGCGAGCCGTGATCGTCGTCGCCACCGCCGATTTCGAACTCTACCACGAGGCCGTCGCCGAACTCCGCGACCGGGGGACCGTCTTCACCACGGTCGAACCCGGGTCGGAACTCCCCGACCGGACGCGCGTGGTGATCGTCTCCCACGACGACGTCGACGCCGTCGACGTGCCCGAGGGGGTCGAACGCGTCGTGGCGAGCGACGCTGACGACGCCCGACGCGCCGTGGAGGAGGCGCTCGGCGTGCTCCGGGGCGGCGGCGGACGAACGGTCGTCGGCGTCGACCCCGGGACGCGCCCGGGCATCGCCGTCCTCGCCGGCGGGATGGTCGTCGCCGCCTTTCACGTCCCGCTCGCGGACGCCGTAAGCGTCATCCGCCGGGAGGTCGACGGCGAGGCCGACCCGCTCGTTCGGGTGGGGGACGGCGCGCGCCTCCAGGGGAGCCGCATCGTCAACGACCTCGACGACGTGCCCGTCGAACTCGTCGACGAGACCGGGACGACGCCCTACCTGGGAACCGGCGCGCGGGGGATGGGCGACGTGCTCGCCGCGGTGAACATCGCCCGACTCGACGGCGAACGCGTCGACTCACGCGAGGTCGAACCCACGCCCGGCGAACTCCAGCGCATCAAGGACGAGTCGCGACAACGCTCGGGCGGCGACCGGACCATCGACGAGGAACTCGCCCGCCGGGTCGCCAGCGGGGAGTTGAACGTCGACGAGGCGCTCGACGAACACCGCGACGAGACCGGCTAGTCGTCACCCGCTTCGAGCCGTTCTCTCGCCACGGACTCGGCCCGCCGAACGACCTCCCGGACGGGGAGGTCGGTGTCGCGGGCGACGGCGGCCGCGTCGTCGTACTCGGCGCTGACGTCGTACACCTCGCCGTCGACGGTCGACGCGACCTTGACCCTGACTTCGTACCGCTCGCCCGAGACGTCGAGCGTCACCGTCTGGAAGTCGCGTTCGGCGATCCAGCGGTGGCTGGCACCGTGTTCGCGGACGCCGAGGGTGCCGGTTTCGACGGCGAGTCGGCGCGCGACCCGCTCGGCGTCTTCGGGCTTCACCACGACCTTCACGAGGTGGCCGGGGCGGGACTTCTTCATCGTCACCGGGAGGACGGAGACGTCTCTCGCGCCCGCGGCCGCAAGCGACTCCTGCAACCCGCCGAGGACCTCCGGGGTGGCGTCGTCGAGGTTCGTTTCGAGGACGGTAATCTCGTCACGTTTCAGCCCGCCGGCACCGTCGCCGACGACGGCCCGGAGGACGTTCGGATGGTCGTCGAACGACTTCGTGCCCGCGCCGTAGCCCGACGCCGCGACGTCAAGCGGGGGGAGCGCGTCGACGCCCTCGGCGAACTCGGCGAGGAGCGCCGCCCCGGTCGGCGTGAGGAGTTCGTCCTCGACGGGGCCGCCCCGCAGCGACCAGTCGGCGTCGGCCGCGAGTTCGACGACCGCGGGGGCAGGAATCGGATAGGTCCCGTGGCTCATCTCGACGGAACCGCCGCCGCTCGCGACGGGCGTCGTCACGACGCGGTCGACGTCGAGGTCGTCGAGGAGCAGACAGCAGCCGACGATGTCGGCGATGGCGTCGTCGGCGCCGACCTCGTGGAAGTGTATCTCTTCGACCGACGTCCCGTGGACGGTCGCCTCGGCCTCGGCGAGGCGGCGCACCACCGCCCGCGCGCGCTTGGTGACGGCGTCGTCGAGGCCCATGCCGGCGACCACGTCGAGGACCTCGGCGTAGCTTCGATGCGGACCGGTACCCTCCACGAGGGAGGGTCCGTAGTCGTGACCGTGTGCGTGGTCATCGTCGTGGTCGTGTGCGTGGTTATCGCCGTGACCGTGCGTGTGTGTGTGGTCGTCGGCCGTGTCGGTACCGGCGGAGTCGCCCACGACGACGTCGACGGTCGTCGCCGCGATACCGTTTCGCGTCGTCGTCGAGACCCGGAACTCGACGTCGAGGGCGTCCTCGACGGGCGAGAGGACGGCCGGGTCGGCACCGGCGGCGACCAGGGCGGCGAGCAGCATGTCGCCGCTGGCACCGGTCCGACCGTCGAAGGCGAGCGTTCGCATGAGTGAGTGCAGACGGGCGACCCTCAAATACTGTCGGTCGTAGCACGTACAAACGACAGCGGCGGCGACAGCGCGGGTGCACAGCGCGTGCCCGTGTCGGTAGGGATTAATACCGTCCACGCATACCGTGATATACGGTGACACACACGCGAACGGCCGCGGAAACGGCTGGTACCCCCCCTAACAAAGCACTTATGAAGCGGCGTCGCCGAAAAACCGACATCTACGGAGGAATCCTCGCGGAACAATCATGAACGAAGTGCAACTCGAAGTGGCGAAGGCGTACCCGAACGACTCGGGACGCGGAATCGCCCGTCTCGACCCGGACACGTTGCTCCATCTCAAGCTCTCCCCTGGTGACATCATCGAGATCGAAGGTGGTGAGACGACGGCAGCGAAGGTGTGGCGCGCGGACCGGCAGGACTGGAACACCGACACGGTCAGGATCGACGGCTTCACGCGGCAGAACGCCGACGTCGGCATCGGCGAGCGCGTGACCATCCGGAAGGCGGACGCGAAGAAGGCGAACAAACTCGTCCTCGCCCCGCCCGAGGAGGCGTCGGTGCAGTTCGGCTCCGACGCCGCGGGTATGGTGAAGCGACAGATACTGAAACGGCCCGTCGTCGAGCGCGACATCGTCCCGGTGATGAGTTCGACGAACCACCCGTTCATGCGCTCGCCCGGGCAGGCCATCCCGCTCATCGCCGTCGAGACCGACCCCGACGGCGTCTGTCTCGTCACCGAGGACACCGACGTCGAACTCCGAGAGGAACCCATCTCGGGCTTCGAGAAGACCGGCGGCGGCATCACGTACGAGGACATCGGCGGACTTCAGGGCGAGATCCAACGCGTGCGGGAGATGGTCGAACTCCCGATGAAGCACCCCCAGATCTTCAAGAAACTGGGCATCGAGCCGCCGCAGGGCGTGCTCTTGCACGGACCGCCCGGGACGGGTAAGACGCTCTTGGCCAAGGCGGTGGCGAACGAGACCTCGGCGAGTTTCTTCTCCATCGCCGGCCCCGAGATCATCTCGAAGTACTACGGGGAAAGCGAACAGCAGTTGCGGGAGATATTCGAGGACGCCAACGAGGAGGCGCCCTCCATCATCTTCATCGACGAACTCGACTCCATCGCGCCCAAACGCGAGGACGTCACGGGCGAGGTCGAGCGCCGCGTCGTCGCCCAGTTGTTGACCATGATGGACGGCCTCGAAACGAGAGGCCAGGTCATCGTCATCGCCGCGACGAACCGGGTGGACTCGGTCGACCCCGCGCTCAGACGGCCGGGTCGGTTCGACCGCGAGATCGAGATCGGCGTCCCCGACGAGGAGGGTCGCAAGGAGATTCTCCAGATCCACACCCGGGGGATGCCGCTCAGCGACGACGTGAGCCTCGACACGCTCGCCGACGAGACCCACGGTTTCGTCGGCGCCGACATCGAGTCGCTCACCAAGGAGGCGGCGATGAAAGCCCTTCGGCGGTACCTCCCCGAAATCGACCTCGACGAGGAGGACATCCCGCCTTCGCTCATCGACCGGATGATCGTCAAGCGCGCGGACTTCAACGGCGCGCTCGGCGAGGTCGAGCCGTCGGCGATGCGGGAGGTGCTCGTCGAACTCCCGAAGATATCGTGGGACGACGTCGGCGGCCTCGAAGGCGCGAAACAGCAGGTGAACGAGAGCATCGAGTGGCCGCTGAAGAACCGCGACCGCTTCGAGCGCATGGGTATCGAGCCCCCGAAAGGCGTCCTCCTCTACGGGCCACCGGGAACAGGAAAGACGCTCATCGCGAAGGCGGTGGCGAACGAGACGAACGCCAACTTCATCTCCGTCAGAGGGCCGCAGTTGCTCTCGAAGTGGGTCGGCGAGTCCGAGAAGGCCATCAGACAGACGTTCCGGAAGGCCCGGCAGGTCTCCCCGACCGTCATCTTCTTCGACGAACTCGACTCGCTCGCGCCCTCTCGCGGCCAGGAGATGGGCAACAACGTCTCCGAACGGGTGGTGAACCAGCTCCTCACCGAGTTGGACGGGCTGGAGGAGATGGGCGACGTGATGGTCATCGGCGCGACCAATCGCCCGGACATGATCGACCCGGCGCTCATCCGGTCGGGGCGGTTCGACCGACTCGTCCTCGTGGGCGAGCCGAGCGAGGAGGGCCGCGAGGAGATCCTCAGGATCCACACGCAGTCGAGCCCGCTCGCGCCCGACGTCAGCCTCCGCGAAATCTCGGAGATCACGGAGGGGTACGTCGGCTCCGACCTGGAGTCCATCGCGCGCGAGGCGGCCATCGAGGCGCTTCGAGAGGACACCGACGCCGACGAGATCGAGATGCGCCACTTCCGGAAGGCGCTCGAAGCCGTGCGTCCGACCATCACCGACGACCTGATGGACTACTACGAGCGGATGGAAGACCAGTTCAAGGGCGGCGGCCGCGAGTCGTTCACCGAACGCCGCGACGGACGCATCGGCTTCCAGTAACGTCACCTCGCGCGAACACCGCGGCATCTCCTCCGTCTCCGTTCGACCTGTCTGGACTCTTTTTTCGACTGTCTGCACTCGGC
Proteins encoded:
- a CDS encoding universal stress protein, producing the protein MSQQPVPKTTKKQSGLNSVLVALGPEDEERVTRLAEEAIDIAGPAGATVVITHVFTRDEFESRADALGFDREMSEVDADDVAVRYSPVRALAAKLDEAGVDYEVRGAVGHYGEEVVKVADELDSDLVLVGGRKRSPTGKAVFGSVAQEVMLSAPCPVTFVRGDTK
- a CDS encoding CDC48 family AAA ATPase, which translates into the protein MNEVQLEVAKAYPNDSGRGIARLDPDTLLHLKLSPGDIIEIEGGETTAAKVWRADRQDWNTDTVRIDGFTRQNADVGIGERVTIRKADAKKANKLVLAPPEEASVQFGSDAAGMVKRQILKRPVVERDIVPVMSSTNHPFMRSPGQAIPLIAVETDPDGVCLVTEDTDVELREEPISGFEKTGGGITYEDIGGLQGEIQRVREMVELPMKHPQIFKKLGIEPPQGVLLHGPPGTGKTLLAKAVANETSASFFSIAGPEIISKYYGESEQQLREIFEDANEEAPSIIFIDELDSIAPKREDVTGEVERRVVAQLLTMMDGLETRGQVIVIAATNRVDSVDPALRRPGRFDREIEIGVPDEEGRKEILQIHTRGMPLSDDVSLDTLADETHGFVGADIESLTKEAAMKALRRYLPEIDLDEEDIPPSLIDRMIVKRADFNGALGEVEPSAMREVLVELPKISWDDVGGLEGAKQQVNESIEWPLKNRDRFERMGIEPPKGVLLYGPPGTGKTLIAKAVANETNANFISVRGPQLLSKWVGESEKAIRQTFRKARQVSPTVIFFDELDSLAPSRGQEMGNNVSERVVNQLLTELDGLEEMGDVMVIGATNRPDMIDPALIRSGRFDRLVLVGEPSEEGREEILRIHTQSSPLAPDVSLREISEITEGYVGSDLESIAREAAIEALREDTDADEIEMRHFRKALEAVRPTITDDLMDYYERMEDQFKGGGRESFTERRDGRIGFQ
- the larC gene encoding nickel pincer cofactor biosynthesis protein LarC, with the protein product MRTLAFDGRTGASGDMLLAALVAAGADPAVLSPVEDALDVEFRVSTTTRNGIAATTVDVVVGDSAGTDTADDHTHTHGHGDNHAHDHDDDHAHGHDYGPSLVEGTGPHRSYAEVLDVVAGMGLDDAVTKRARAVVRRLAEAEATVHGTSVEEIHFHEVGADDAIADIVGCCLLLDDLDVDRVVTTPVASGGGSVEMSHGTYPIPAPAVVELAADADWSLRGGPVEDELLTPTGAALLAEFAEGVDALPPLDVAASGYGAGTKSFDDHPNVLRAVVGDGAGGLKRDEITVLETNLDDATPEVLGGLQESLAAAGARDVSVLPVTMKKSRPGHLVKVVVKPEDAERVARRLAVETGTLGVREHGASHRWIAERDFQTVTLDVSGERYEVRVKVASTVDGEVYDVSAEYDDAAAVARDTDLPVREVVRRAESVARERLEAGDD